Proteins co-encoded in one Arachis stenosperma cultivar V10309 chromosome 7, arast.V10309.gnm1.PFL2, whole genome shotgun sequence genomic window:
- the LOC130942010 gene encoding uncharacterized protein LOC130942010: MMSSLKTYISFVLLFAFVLSSHVLTHELLHGDMNDEKSDPLKDLTSDSSVGYKPNGQWGITIGPEPNEEFDDEDFSSGEYNSGHRYGRYGGRGGSGRYGNYPRGGRRGGSDYDDGSDDDDDYSRHQSDYNHRRYRRYSIESVHPQSLNSQNSEMMMKNYYDLDGNIKHRKTIRPSKFDYGSSTTDEEGVKKGYEEVGN; encoded by the exons ATGATGAGTAGCTTGAAGACATATATTTCCTTTGTTCTTCTTTTCGCTTTTGTTCTATCTTCTCATGTTTTGACCCATGAATTACTTCACG GGGACATGAATGATGAAAAAAGTGATCCGTTAAAAGATTTGACAAGTGATTCATCTGTGGGTTACAAACCAAATGGGCAATGGGGTATTACTATTGGGCCTGAGCCCAATGAGGAGTTTGATGATGAGGACTTCAGTTCCGGCGAATATAACAGTGGTCATCGTTATGGGCGTTATGGTGGCCGTGGTGGTTCGGGGAGGTATGGTAATTATCCGAGAGGCGGCCGCCGTGGGGGCAGTGATTATGATGACGGttcagatgatgatgatgattatagTCGTCACCAAAGTGATTATAATCATCGGCGTTACAGAAGATATTCCATTGAATCAGTTCATCCTCAATCTTTAAATTCGCAAAATTCAG aaatgatgatgaagaactACTACGACTTGGATGGAAATATTAAGCATCGCAAAACGATTAGACCTTCAAAATTTGATTATGGGAGTAGCACCACAGATGAGGAGGGTGTTAAAAAAGGTTATGAAGAAGTTGGTAATTAA
- the LOC130941813 gene encoding uncharacterized protein LOC130941813, with amino-acid sequence MEAPPTFVYRARMAFHSAAAKAERILSDFKFDQGEDQENSFTKNLEFEIESPHKLCSELNNIKGRESPHIGRKKDWKERFKNIRIGRKEFEDKVGDANMAIPFYDENLYILNMKNDLEAKAAEAIPLVESLTSDTKDPIPKSSVLKQLAIAFEAGSTTKSLKDFTASPVSSPALSFSAVKALVMREKEDKLTSEFSGDERVVNLIKALFDPEGDFLSRKIDSNPGETSITSLWGDIHGAPPESFVVKLAEIIGNFKSIRKMVLFWFRVVAELRKHWSEDQYLPGVPPDDIPDLKACLLYQQLQVINCCISRRRLRVIATETLDSMMMEASSNIKEPINSEVRSPSSPVLYARVNTGDLVLRLGAVRPARDLTLLETGEPVYCPATQEGPLLTEDLIRETEEFVLRTGSVGVGCSQLLSDMQAFKAANPGCILEDFVRWYSPPDWTQTKATAEDSDVFDAGESLDGRGCLSRRMQKEGNLWRELWETSKPVPAVKQAPLFDEELAVEGILNAFEKIHTSEFFRQLFVSLLGLGIANAEPMLSSNGDFSKLFYECKEYIVSTCQSSKLSEHIDDLVQVYQTVETMLLNPEEALKMMKQPEESTVDEPKSRLARIRLIFNGKDKLLRSPVTKDQMNSEEKPKQSFSSFFEGKSLLFSKKLHSPPSGCQSPAIKSSSLDTNNSFAAPALT; translated from the exons ATGGAGGCACCACCAACCTTTGTGTATAGAGCGAGAATGGCGTTTCATTCCGCAGCTGCAAAAGCGGAGCGGATTCTCAGCGACTTCAAATTCGATCAAG GAGAAGATCAAGAGAACAGCTTCACTAAGAATctggaatttgaaattgaatCTCCTCACAAG CTTTGCAGTGAGTTGAATAATATAAAGGGGAGGGAATCACCTCATATAGGAAGGAAGAAGGATtggaaagagagattcaagaatATTCGAATTGGGAGAAAAGAATTTGAAGATAAAGTTGGGGATGCAAACATGGCAATTCCATTTTATGATGAAAATTTGTACATCCTGAATATGAAGAATGATCTTGAGGCCAAG GCTGCAGAAGCAATTCCCTTGGTTGAAAGCTTAACTTCTGATACAAAAGATCCAATTCCTAAGTCATCTGTGCTGAAGCAGCTGGCTATAGCTTTTGA GGCTGGAAGCACAACAAAGTCATTGAAAGATTTTACAGCTTCGCCAGTAAGTTCACCAGCCTTGAGTTTCTCAGCAGTGAAGGCTTTAGTGATGCGGGAAAAGGAAGACAAACTTACCTCTGAGTTTAGTGGCGATGAGAGAGTTGTGAATTTGATTAAAGCTCTGTTTGATCCGG AGGGAGATTTTCTCAGTCGAAAGATTGACTCCAATCCAGGGGAAACTTCCATAACATCTTTGTGGGGAGACATTCATGGTGCTCCTCCTGAAAGCTTTGTTGTTAAGCTAGCTGAAATCATTGGAAACTTCAAGTCCATTCGAAAAATGGTTCTTTTCTGGTTCAGGGTTGTTGCTGAA CTCAGAAAACATTGGTCTGAGGATCAATATTTACCTGGAGTGCCTCCGGATGATATTCCAGACCTGAAGGCATGTCTTCTGTATCAACAACTTCAAGTAATTAACTGTTGCATCTCTCGGAGAAGGCTCCGTGTTATTGCCACTGAGACTCTGGATTCTATGATGATGGAAGCTAGTTCAAACATAAAAGAACCAATCAATTCTGAAGTCAGAAGTCCCTCAAGTCCTGTTCTATATGCTAGAGTTAACACTGGCGATCTTGTTCTGCGACTTGGTGCAGTTCGACCAGCTAGAGATCTGACATTGTTGGAAACAGGCGAGCCTGTTTACTGTCCTGCTACCCAG GAAGGGCCTTTGCTTACAGAAGATCTAATCAGAGAAACAGAGGAGTTTGTACTGCGGACAGGGAG TGTTGGTGTTGGGTGTTCTCAACTCCTCTCCGACATGCAGGCTTTCAAG GCTGCAAATCCTGGATGTATTTTGGAGGATTTTGTAAGGTGGTACTCTCCTCCGGACTGGACACAAACTAAGGCAACTGCTGAGGATAGTGATGTTTTTGACGCTGGTGAATCACTTGATGGCAGAGGTTGCCTAAGTCGACGAATGCAAAAAGAAG GTAATTTGTGGCGTGAATTATGGGAAACATCCAAACCAGTCCCAGCTGTCAAGCAGGCACCCCTCTTTGATGAAGAATTGGCGGT GGAGGGCATCCTCAATGCATTTGAAAAGATCCATACTTCTGAGTTTTTTAGACAGCTATTTGTTTCTCTA CTTGGTTTAGGCATTGCGAATGCAGAACCTATGCTATCCAGTAATGGAGACTTCTCAAAGTTATTCTATGAGTGCAAGGAGTACATAGTTTCCACATGTCAAAGCAGCAAATTGAGTGAGCACATTGATGACCTTGTCCAG GTGTATCAAACAGTGGAGACAATGTTACTGAATCCTGAGGAAGCATTGAAAATGATGAAGCAGCCAGAAGAATCAACTGTAGATGAACCAAAGAGCCGTCTTGCGAGGATTAGGCTTATCTTTAATGGCAAAGATAAACTGTTAAGGAGTCCTGTAACCAAAGATCAGATGAATTCTGAGGAAAAGCCAAAACAATCTTTCTCAAGTTTCTTTGAAGGCAAGTCATTGCTGTTTTCAAAGAAGTTACATAGTCCTCCATCTGGATGCCAATCGCCTGCTATCAAATCTTCGTCTCTCGACACAAATAACAGCTTCGCCGCGCCAGCACTTACTTAG
- the LOC130942243 gene encoding uncharacterized protein LOC130942243, which translates to MWCLQLHYSSLLPWNSKLKPYHQKLQHTTSLLRLYSVPQLKNNQHFLLRRKPNNNMALPHYIVVAAATSPPPEPVDMSVFLPVSALLLSFYLITNFLVPDLITKYFGFDETNKDEEEDEDKDNN; encoded by the exons ATGTGGTGTCTCCAGCTCCATTATTCTTCATTGCTTCCTTGGAATTCAAAACTCAAACCTTATCATCAGAAACTACAACACACTACAAGTCTATTACGGCTTTATAGTGTTCCACAATTGAAGAATAATCAACACTTTCTATTAAGAAGAAAACCCAACAATAACATGGCACTTCCACATTAcattgttgttgctgctgctaCTTCCCCACCACCAGAACCCGTTGACATGTCAGTCTTTCTCCCAGTAAG TGCTCTCCTTCTATCATTTTATTTGATTACAAATTTTTTGGTGCCGGATTTGATCACGAAGTACTTCGGATTTGATGAAACaaataaagatgaagaggaagacGAAGACAAagataataactaa